A window from Citrus sinensis cultivar Valencia sweet orange chromosome 5, DVS_A1.0, whole genome shotgun sequence encodes these proteins:
- the LOC102621176 gene encoding uncharacterized protein LOC102621176: MQCQCTWTCCESKMLKPSAFGSSFSSSALLSFSKHLHTISITDSVNTRRRGISTACPRYPSLMASLSTVSTNQSDTIHKTNLQPQQVAKCLEKFKTTIFTQMSMLAIKHGAINLGQGFPNFDGPDFVKDAAIQAIRDGKNQYARGHGVPEFNSAIASRFKKDSGLEVDPEKEVTVTSGCTEAIAATILGLINPGDEVILFAPFYDSYEATLSMAGAKIKCITLRPPEFAIPIEELKSTISKNTRAILMNTPHNPTGKMFTREELNVIASLCIENDVLVFSDEVYDKLAFEMDHISIASLPGMYERTVTMNSLGKTFSLTGWKIGWAIAPPHLTWGVRQAHSFLTFATSTPMQWAATAALRAPETYYEELKRDYSAKKAILVEGLNAVGFKVFPSSGTYFVVVDHTPFGHETDIAFCEYLIKEVGVVAIPTSVFYMNPEDGKNLVRFTFCKDEGTLRSAVDRMKEKLRRK; encoded by the exons ATGCAGTGTCAGTGCACCTGGACATGTTGTGAAAGTAAGATGCTTAAGCCGTCCGCCTTCGggtcttctttttcttcctcagCTCTGCTTTCGTTTTCGAAGCATTTGCATACAATAAGCATTACTGATTCTGTCAACACCAGAAGAAGAGGAATCAGTACCGCTTGCCCTAGGTACCCTTCTCTCATGGCGAGCTTGTCCACCGTTTCCACCAATCAAAGCGACACCATCCACAAGACCAATCTTCAGCCTCAACAG GTTGCTAAGTGCTTGGAGAAGTTTAAAACTACAATCTTTACACAAATGAGTATGCTTGCCATCAAACATGGAGCTATAAATCTTGGTCAAGGCTTTCCCAACTTCGATGGCCCAGATTTTGTTAAAGATGCAGCGATTCAAGCCATAAGGGATGGGAAGAATCAATATGCTCGTGGACATGGGGTTCCAGAGTTCAACTCTGCCATTGCTTCCCGGTTTAAGAAAGATTCTGGGCTCGAGGTTGACCCTGAAAAGGAAGTTACTGTTACCTCTGGGTGCACCGAAGCCATTGCTGCAACCATCTTAGGTTTGATTAATCCTGGAGATGAGGTGATCCTTTTTGCACCTTTCTATGATTCCTATGAAGCTACTCTCTCCATGGCTGGTGCTAAAATTAAATGCATCACATTGCGCCCTCCAGAATTTGCCATCCCCATTGAAGAGCTCAAGTCTACAATCTCAAAAAATACTCGTGCAATTCTTATGAACACTCCACATAACCCCACTGGAAAGATGTTCACTAGGGAGGAACTTAATGTTATTGCATCTCTTTGCATTGAGAATGATGTGTTGGTTTTTAGTGATGAGGTCTATGATAAGTTGGCTTTTGAAATGGATCACATTTCCATAGCCTCTCTTCCTGGAATGTATGAGCGTACTGTAACCATGAATTCCTTAGGGAAGACATTCTCTTTAACAGGGTGGAAGATCGGGTGGGCAATAGCTCCACCGCACCTTACATGGGGGGTGCGGCAGGCACACTCTTTTCTCACGTTTGCCACATCCACTCCAATGCAGTGGGCAGCTACAGCAGCCCTTAGAGCTCCGGAGACGTACTATGAGGAGCTAAAGAGAGATTACTCGGCAAAGAAGGCAATTTTGGTGGAGGGATTGAATGCTGTTGGTTTCAAGGTATTCCCATCTAGTGGGACATACTTTGTGGTTGTAGATCACACCCCATTTGGGCACGAAACTGATATTGCATTTTGTGAATATCTGATCAAGGAAGTTGGGGTTGTGGCAATTCCGACCAGCGTATTTTACATGAATCCAGAGGATGGAAAGAATTTGGTGAGATTTACCTTCTGCAAAGATGAAGGAACTTTGAGGTCTGCAGTTGACAGGATGAAGGAGAAGCTGAGGAGAAAATGA
- the LOC102621463 gene encoding uncharacterized protein LOC102621463 → MEGQKSQAKLTRTQSWLLRSSPTIRSSIHSLSLSSVTEGEINKDHSHEHVDEEQQAAKENNNKNSNSRREEEPLLQKQEKKRKPPGSSNFHFQRRTGSGRFVVPVIAMASLSFFTLISLFLLVYFLNLKREEIPTSENLLLALIFIAITLFLANKNKRLLKQLTQQTTKRLNFSCRNQPKPIQWFIGEANSSLKQRNEKEKKKIIREGVEFYSNGDFYEGEFHKGKSNGSGVYNFFVNGRYEGEWIDGKYDGYGIESWARGSRYKGQYRQGLRHGYGVYRFYTGDSYAGQWCNGQSHGIGVQTCADGSSYVGEFKCGVKHGLGFYHFRNGDRYAGEYFGDKIHGFGVYHFANGHCYEGSWHEGRKQGYGMYTFRNRDTRCGEWDGGTLKTPQPLLTDAVLRAVQGARKAAENAIQQTRVDEQVNKAVLAANRAATAARVAAIKAVQNRMDGKFCDIDV, encoded by the exons ATGGAGGGCCAGAAATCGCAGGCGAAGCTGACCAGGACACAGTCCTGGCTTCTCCGTTCGTCACCCACCATCCGATCCTCCATCCACAGCTTGAGTTTGAGCTCCGTCACCGAAGGTGAGATTAACAAAGACCACAGCCACGAGCACGTGGATGAAGAGCAACAAGCAGCAAAAGAGAACAACAACAAGAACAGCAACAGCAGAAGAGAAGAGGAACCGTTACTtcaaaaacaagagaagaagcGAAAACCACCCGGTTCGTCTAATTTCCATTTCCAAAGACGAACCGGTTCGGGCCGGTTCGTTGTCCCTGTTATTGCCATGGCTTCCCTCTCGTTTTTCACGCtcatttctcttttccttctcGTTTACTTCTTGAATCTCAAACGAGAAGAGATACCCACATCGGAGAATTTGCTGTTAGCTCTGATCTTCATTGCCATCACTTTGTTTTTAGCCAACAAGAACAAGAGATTACTCAAACAACTTACTCAACAAACCACTAAAAGATTGAATTTTTCCTGTCGAAATCAACCAAAACCCATCCAATGGTTCATCGGGGAAGCCAACTCGAGCTTAAAGCAgagaaatgagaaagaaaaaaagaaaataatacgGGAAGGCGTGGAGTTTTACAGCAACGGGGACTTTTACGAGGGGGAGTTCCACAAAGGGAAGAGTAATGGAAGCGGggtgtataatttttttgtgaatgGGAGGTACGAGGGCGAGTGGATTGATGGTAAATACGATGGCTACGGAATTGAGAGCTGGGCGAGGGGGAGTAGATATAAAGGGCAGTACAGGCAAGGATTGCGGCACGGCTATGGCGTTTATAGGTTTTATACAGGGGATTCTTATGCTGGGCAGTGGTGTAATGGCCAGAGTCATGGCATTGGTGTGCAGACTTGTGCTGATGGGAGCTCCTATGTTGGCGAGTTTAAGTGCGGAGTCAAACATGGCCTTGGCTTTTACCATTTCAg AAATGGGGATAGATATGCTGGAGAGTATTTTGGAGACAAAATTCATGGGTTTGGTGTTTATCACTTTGCTAATGGGCATTGCTATGAGGGGTCATGGCATGAAGGTCGTAAGCAAGGCTATGGAATGTATACTTTCCGAAATAGGGATACGCGATGTGGTGAATGGGATGGCGGCACCCTCAAGACCCCTCAACCTCTGCTAACAGATGCAGTCCTTAGAGCAGTTCAG GGTGCTAGGAAAGCTGCCGAGAATGCTATTCAACAGACCCGGGTAGATGAACAGGTGAACAAGGCTGTTTTGGCTGCTAATAGGGCTGCAACTGCTGCTAGAGTTGCCGCCATCAAAGCTGTCCAGAACCGGATGGACGGTAAATTTTGTGATATAGATGTTTAG